A segment of the uncultured Desulfobulbus sp. genome:
AACGAGACCTCCAGCTTTGGGCGAAGCTTCCAAAACAACCTGGTTGCCGCCTTTGCCGGTCGGGGCTATGCGGTCAAGGAGCTCAAACTACGTCGCAATCTCCTGGTGGAACTGCAAAAGGGCGAATTCATGTTGACCCGCAACCTCCCGGAAATGGCGCCATTGCAGCGCGCGCAGGCCGTGGTCGTGACCACCTATACCCTGGTGAACCGCATTCTCTACCTTTCGGTACGCATGGTCTCCCCGCAGACCCAGTCCATCCGTGGCGTTTACGAGGATAAACTCTACCTGGATGGGAATACCCTGCGCATGCTCGGCTATAAAATCGCCGATCCCTATGACTCCGACACCGTAATTCAGCCTCCCAAGCCCTCGGTGCTCGATTCTATACTCTATTAGCCATCGCAACCGGTACGCCTTGTTGTCCCCCGTGTCATGATGAGGGGAATGTCAAGCTTGACTTGACATGATATCGCTTCTTCCTGTACTTGTGAGGGGAATGTTCATATCCGCACAAGGAGAAGCAATGCCGGAAACTCTCACACCCCGCCAGCAGGAATTCTTCGATTACCTCCAGAACCGCCACACATCAGGCGACGGTATCCCCAGTCTGCGGCAGATAGCCGAGGAACAGGGCATCAGTCACAGTGGGGTGGCGAGCCTGCTCAACTGCCTGCAGGACAAAGGCTGGATCAGGCGCGAAGGCCGCTACAGCCGGCAGATTGTGCTGTTGCAGCAACGCTCAAGAACGCTGCCGCAAGGCGGTCGGCTTGTGCCCATCATTGGCCGGGTGGCTGCCGGCCTGCCGCTCTATGCCCAGCAGGAGTGGGCCGGAGAGGTCCTGGTCGATGACCGTGTCTATCGCGGCGAACAGCTCTTTGCCCTGCGGGTCAGCGGCGATTCCATGCGCAATGCCGGTATCCTGGCCGGTGATCTGGCCATCTGTGAGCCCAGGCAATTTGCCAGCAACGGTGAAATCGTGGTCGCGTTGATCAACAACGAGGAGGCAACGGTCAAGAGGTTTTACTATCTGGGGGATGCGATCGAACTTCGACCGGAAAACGAGCGGTATCCGGTCATGCGCTACGGCCTGGGCGAGGTGCTGATTCAGGGCAAGGTTGTCGGTATCCAGCGCGGACCCGAGGAGATGGCAGGGCTGTAACTGATTGTTAGCCAAGTGAAAAAAACTCTCCTGAACAACCTCTGCCCAGGAGAGTTTTTTGATGCATAACGCAGGTCAGCCGATTTTTTCCAAAATATTGCGGCTGCGTTTGACCGCGCAGAGATCGCCGCACATGGTGCAGACCTCCTGGTCGATGGGTTGGGAAGAGGCACGGTAGGCCTTGGCCTTTTCCGGATCCATGGCCAGTTCGAACATCTTGGTCCAATTGAGCTCTTTGCGTGCCTTGCTCATGGCGTTATCCCAGTCAATGGCCCCGGGGATGCCCTTGGCCACATCGGCGGCATGGGCCGCGATGCGCGAGGCCATGATCCCTTCCTTCATATCGTCGGCATCGGGCAGGCGCAGGTGCTCGGCCGGAGTGACATAACAGAGGAAATCCGCCCCGTAGGTGGCGGCCAAGGCACCGCCGATGGCGGAGGTGATGTGGTCGTAGCCGGGGGCGACGTCGGTGACTATCGGCCCAAGCACATAGAAGGGGGCGCCGTGGCAGAGCTTTTTCTCCAACTGCATGTTGGAGACCACCTCGTTGAGCGGTACATGCCCAGGCCCCTCGATCATCACCTGGACATCCGCCTCCCAGCAGCGTTTGGTCAACTCACCGAGGATGATCAACTCCTGGATCTGGGCCGCGTCGGTGGCGTCGCGCAGGCAGCCCGGACGCAGTCCGTCGCCCAGGCTCAGGGTGACGTCATAGTCGCGGCAGAGGGAAAGCAGACGGTCAAAGTGCTCGAAAAAGGGGTTTTCCTTGCCGTTGCCCTCCATCCAGTCCAGCAGCAGGGAGCCGCCACGGCTGACCACATGGGTCAGACGCGGGTTGTTGCGCAGCCGCTGCACCGCGGTTTGGGTAAGGCCGGCGTGGATGGTCATGAAGTCGATGCCATCCTCGGCGTGCATCCGCACCACATCAAAAAAGTCATCCACGGAAATTTTCGAGACTTCCTTGCCGTAGCGTGCCACAGCATCGTAGACCGGCACCGTACCGATCATCACCGGGCAGACCTCCACCGTGCGCTTGCGGAAGGTACGGGTGTCGCCAAAAGTGCTCAGGTCCATGATGGCATCGGCCTTGAGTTCCACCGCGCGCCGTACCTTGTCGAGTTCCTTTTCCACGTTGCAGCAATCCTCGGAAACACCGAGGTTGACATTGATCTTGGTGGAAAGTCCGCTGCCGATA
Coding sequences within it:
- a CDS encoding FlgO family outer membrane protein, which encodes MQNQTIALARPSRRARGNSSPGLYCILLLCIVQLLTGCSDLNGTRLEPVMGGEINLVELGDKAVEHMITQPVPPLIPFRADQPILVTTPVNNDNLNETSSFGRSFQNNLVAAFAGRGYAVKELKLRRNLLVELQKGEFMLTRNLPEMAPLQRAQAVVVTTYTLVNRILYLSVRMVSPQTQSIRGVYEDKLYLDGNTLRMLGYKIADPYDSDTVIQPPKPSVLDSILY
- the lexA gene encoding transcriptional repressor LexA, coding for MPETLTPRQQEFFDYLQNRHTSGDGIPSLRQIAEEQGISHSGVASLLNCLQDKGWIRREGRYSRQIVLLQQRSRTLPQGGRLVPIIGRVAAGLPLYAQQEWAGEVLVDDRVYRGEQLFALRVSGDSMRNAGILAGDLAICEPRQFASNGEIVVALINNEEATVKRFYYLGDAIELRPENERYPVMRYGLGEVLIQGKVVGIQRGPEEMAGL
- the thiC gene encoding phosphomethylpyrimidine synthase ThiC → MAYATQMDAARQGILTPQMQQVLETERISETDLLERLASGKIAIPANRNHKNLIGKGIGSGLSTKINVNLGVSEDCCNVEKELDKVRRAVELKADAIMDLSTFGDTRTFRKRTVEVCPVMIGTVPVYDAVARYGKEVSKISVDDFFDVVRMHAEDGIDFMTIHAGLTQTAVQRLRNNPRLTHVVSRGGSLLLDWMEGNGKENPFFEHFDRLLSLCRDYDVTLSLGDGLRPGCLRDATDAAQIQELIILGELTKRCWEADVQVMIEGPGHVPLNEVVSNMQLEKKLCHGAPFYVLGPIVTDVAPGYDHITSAIGGALAATYGADFLCYVTPAEHLRLPDADDMKEGIMASRIAAHAADVAKGIPGAIDWDNAMSKARKELNWTKMFELAMDPEKAKAYRASSQPIDQEVCTMCGDLCAVKRSRNILEKIG